From the Diospyros lotus cultivar Yz01 chromosome 13, ASM1463336v1, whole genome shotgun sequence genome, one window contains:
- the LOC127788951 gene encoding uncharacterized protein LOC127788951, producing MGTGRQRKNFIPSGSATPASIPATSHVNNRNLMKNHLGGVIFGCNNTTIKECLSKQLFGLPAEHFMYVKNIDAGLALFLLNYSNRKLYGIFEAASSGQMNIDPYAWTTDGSDRTKYPAQVQIRVQLQCQPLPEEQFKPVISDNYYNGSHFWFELDHAQASKLMSLLSSRPTAASTVAPQNTRWRYPFLNVPSNDSRDEIEDEQLMKKEEDLIYMKLRELTHNRKYSDLSSMRAEDATPVNDVRTWHNDVTEAQISFAKGNEKRNFDSFDYPSVITLLIQGMEELKAFKIDQNQKLSCLENKLVEAEQEIESLKCRCKTLESKSLPLTTKVDEMNMESQNDCEQDIGELIFLVGGYDGKSLLSALDSYSPMHDVIMPLQSMNIARSYASVAILKDELYIFGGGDGSLWIDTVESYDLPNNQWTMRPPLNVKKGCLAGATLNDKIFAIGGGNGTESFADVEMFDIDVGHWISTRSMLQKRYALAAAELNGALYAVGGYNGTNYLKSAERFDPREHSWHNIGSMNTPRGCHSLAILNEKIYAIGGYDGTAMIPSTEIFDPRVGSWMTGEPINQSRGYFAAPVLKGSIYLIGGVESGETIIETVERYVDGQGWQATNLGAIGKRCFLSAISYLNG from the exons ATGGGGACAGGAAGACAAAGGAAGAACTTCATACCTAGTGGAAGTGCAACTCCTGCTTCAATTCCGGCAACCAGCCATGTAAATAACAGAAATTTGATGAAGAATCATCTTGGTGGTGTCATATTTGGCTGCAATAACACCACCATAAAGGAATGTCTTTCCAAACAGCTCTTTG GCTTGCCAGCTGAACACTTTATGTACGTAAAGAACATTGATGCAGGCCTAGCATTATTTCTATTGAACTACAGTAACAGAAAACTTTATGGAATCTTTGAGGCTGCTAGTTCAGGCCAAATGAATATTGATCCATATGCATGGACCACAGATGGTTCAGATAGAACGAAGTATCCAGCTCAG GTTCAAATTCGTGTCCAGTTGCAGTGCCAACCACTGCCTGAAGAACAATTTAAGCCTGTAATTAGTGACAACTACTATAATGGAAGCCACTTTTGGTTTGAGCTAGACCATGCTCAAGCAAGTAAATTGATGTCCTTGCTATCATCCCGGCCTACTGCTGCAAGTACTGTGGCTCCTCAGAATACAAGGTGGAGATATCCATTCCTAAATGTACCCTCAAATGATAGTAGGGATGAAATTGAAG ATGAGCAACTGATGAAGAAAGAGGAGGACCTTATATACATGAAGCTAAGAGAATTGACTCATAATCGGAAGTACTCAGACCTGTCTTCAATGAGGGCAGAAGATGCCACTCCCGTAAATGATGTGCGCACATGGCATAATGATGTTACAGAGGCACAAATCAGTTTTGCAAAAgggaatgaaaaaagaaattttgacTCATTTGATTATCCTTCTGTCATAACTCTG TTAATCCAAGGAATGGAAGAATTGAAGGCTTTTAAAATAGATCAAAATCAAAAGCTGAGTTGCCTGGAGAATAAGCTG GTTGAGGCAGAGCAAGAAATTGAAAGTCTCAAATGTAGGTGTAAGACTTTGGAATCTAAATCACTTCCTTTAACGACAAAGGTTGATGAAATGAATATGGAGTCACAAAATGATTGTGAACAAGATATTGGCGAGTTGATATTCCTTGTGGGAGGTTACGATGGCAAGTCATTGTTATCGGCATTGGATTCCTACTCCCCCATGCATGATGTGATAATGCCCCTACAGTCTATGAATATCGCTCGTTCTTATGCCTCTGTTGCAATATTGAAGGATGAGCTTTACATATTTGGtggtggagatggaagcttATGGATTGACACAG TTGAATCATATGATCTACCCAATAATCAGTGGACTATGCGTCCACCATTGAATGTCAAAAAGGGATGCTTAGCTGGTGCTACTctaaatgacaaaatttttgCAATTGGTGGTGGAAATGGGACTGAAAGCTTTGCTGATGTTGAAATGTTTGATATAGATGTTGGACACTGGATTTCTACACGGTCAATGCTACAGAAG AGATATGCTCTTGCTGCTGCAGAACTTAATGGTGCACTCTATGCTGTTGGTGGATACAACGGGACAAATTACTTAAA GTCTGCTGAAAGGTTTGACCCCAGAGAACACTCATGGCACAACATTGGGAGTATGAACACACCGAGGGGATGCCATTCACTAGcaattttgaatgaaaagaT ATATGCTATCGGTGGTTATGATGGAACTGCAATGATTCCAAGCACCGAAATTTTCGATCCTCGTGTCGGCTCATGGATGACTGGGGAGCCAATAAACCAGTCTAGGGGATATTTTGCTGCTCCCGTTTTGAAGGGATCTATATACTTGATTGGAGGGGTGGAATCAGGCGAAACCATTATAGAAACT GTTGAACGTTATGTGGATGGCCAGGGATGGCAAGCGACCAATCTGGGTGCCATCGGAAAAAGATGCTTCTTGTCAGCCATCAGTTATTTGAATGGCTGA